From Methanobacterium congolense, one genomic window encodes:
- a CDS encoding ATP-grasp domain-containing protein codes for MKLLFVGARLFDDVALYAKQKGLETILTESNPMARNLELADKHYLVPRGMNDPMDIAIKEDVDAVVPLMGIDGPLLEVAKMKEKLEEDHGIPVVASGVFATSIARDKLKTKEFLLEKGIKTPKFHKIIPGIKRNIHAETVDTNFPVVLKQPEGQGGSGVEIISSRVDLDNRLEDLSDSMEAIFLEEFLQGIEVSIEVLRWEGSSVPLVPVYKGETTVEGIHPLNKIKKAPLDVDGVDNRKNNRNIQELASKIAELVGIEGTADIDIIFNAETNGNNIIEINNRPSGTRYITAASTGVNPLHELVDMGAGCWNPENVQKRLKDFAGLEIPVGKLESDRNNYKFRNFSGEESWIVHGPENYERVTIRGRTMTKAFEIAESLQINLEKFKNE; via the coding sequence ATGAAGTTATTATTTGTAGGAGCTCGACTTTTCGATGATGTGGCACTTTACGCCAAACAAAAGGGATTGGAAACTATTTTAACAGAATCAAATCCTATGGCCAGAAACCTGGAACTTGCAGACAAACATTACCTCGTACCAAGGGGCATGAATGATCCAATGGACATTGCAATCAAAGAGGATGTTGATGCAGTTGTTCCCCTAATGGGAATTGATGGTCCTTTACTTGAGGTTGCCAAGATGAAGGAGAAACTTGAAGAAGATCATGGCATTCCAGTTGTGGCATCAGGGGTTTTCGCAACATCCATTGCAAGGGACAAACTAAAAACAAAGGAATTTCTCCTTGAAAAGGGCATAAAAACACCGAAGTTCCATAAAATTATCCCTGGAATCAAAAGGAACATTCATGCTGAAACTGTTGATACTAATTTTCCAGTTGTTTTGAAGCAACCCGAAGGTCAGGGAGGTTCTGGAGTGGAGATAATCTCTTCAAGGGTTGATCTTGATAACCGTTTAGAAGATTTAAGCGATTCCATGGAAGCGATATTTCTAGAAGAATTTCTTCAGGGAATAGAGGTTTCAATAGAAGTTTTAAGGTGGGAGGGTTCTTCTGTACCACTTGTTCCTGTTTACAAGGGTGAAACCACTGTTGAGGGAATTCATCCTCTGAACAAGATAAAAAAAGCCCCCCTTGATGTTGATGGTGTTGACAACAGAAAGAACAACCGTAATATTCAGGAGCTTGCTTCGAAGATAGCTGAGCTTGTGGGTATCGAAGGTACTGCAGATATAGATATAATCTTCAATGCTGAAACAAATGGAAACAACATCATTGAAATCAACAACCGTCCCAGTGGAACCCGTTACATAACAGCTGCTTCAACAGGTGTGAACCCTTTACACGAACTCGTGGATATGGGTGCAGGTTGCTGGAATCCTGAAAATGTTCAGAAACGTTTGAAAGATTTTGCAGGACTTGAAATACCTGTGGGAAAACTTGAAAGTGACAGAAACAATTACAAATTTAGAAATTTTTCAGGAGAAGAATCTTGGATAGTTCATGGCCCTGAAAACTATGAACGCGTCACCATACGTGGAAGAACCATGACAAAAGCCTTTGAAATTGCTGAATCTTTGCAGATAAATCTTGAAAAATTTAAGAATGAATGA
- the hycI gene encoding hydrogenase maturation peptidase HycI, with protein sequence MLNLQLKESLENFLKDHGKVFILGIGNDMRGDDAVGPILANRLFSEFQTQTDVVVVNGGSVPENYTGTIRRENPSHIIFLDAVEMRKETGHVKLVKKEEISNYSISTHAMPISFLIKYLESAVDSKIILIGIQPKNMEVGQDISKKVEKSIEEVFNGLKILLKS encoded by the coding sequence GTGTTGAATCTTCAATTAAAAGAATCCCTTGAGAATTTCCTGAAGGATCATGGAAAAGTATTTATTTTAGGAATTGGGAACGATATGAGGGGAGATGATGCTGTTGGACCTATTTTAGCCAATAGATTGTTCTCAGAGTTCCAAACCCAGACAGACGTTGTTGTTGTGAACGGTGGAAGCGTGCCTGAAAATTACACAGGAACCATAAGAAGGGAAAATCCATCCCACATCATATTCCTCGATGCTGTGGAGATGAGAAAGGAAACAGGACATGTGAAACTCGTTAAAAAGGAAGAAATTTCAAATTACAGCATATCAACACATGCAATGCCAATTTCATTCCTTATAAAGTACCTTGAATCTGCAGTGGATTCTAAAATCATTTTAATTGGAATCCAACCTAAAAACATGGAAGTAGGTCAAGATATTTCAAAAAAGGTTGAAAAGAGCATTGAAGAGGTTTTTAATGGGTTGAAAATCCTTTTAAAGAGTTGA
- a CDS encoding CBS domain-containing protein translates to MKVKEAMNLGVITISADTRPLEAFEKMYKEGVRRLFVMNEPGKPEGVISYSDLVGVLGSIRPTNKGTGSLEIRDIMSDNVMTIDADDEIEDAANLMLRADVSGLLVLDGEKPVGVITKTDICRMVAAELLVPV, encoded by the coding sequence ATGAAAGTTAAAGAAGCCATGAATTTGGGTGTTATCACCATCAGTGCAGATACAAGACCCTTGGAAGCATTTGAAAAGATGTACAAAGAGGGCGTAAGAAGACTCTTTGTAATGAATGAACCGGGAAAACCTGAAGGCGTTATATCCTACTCCGATCTGGTGGGTGTTCTAGGTAGTATACGACCAACAAACAAGGGGACAGGATCACTTGAGATTAGAGATATCATGTCTGACAACGTTATGACCATAGATGCAGATGATGAAATAGAAGATGCTGCAAATTTAATGTTAAGAGCTGATGTTTCAGGACTTCTGGTTTTAGATGGTGAAAAACCTGTTGGTGTTATTACAAAAACAGACATTTGCAGAATGGTTGCGGCTGAACTTCTCGTTCCTGTTTGA
- a CDS encoding MraY family glycosyltransferase — MSNIQTGIFIFIFAFIITTFFTFFIRRALRYADIKDNPIVTEHRHKAGTPTMGGLAILLGFLLVACAYPMNKILVLTAMIMMTAGIIGLLDDLIGLKTKEYQKLIRNVSNEPVEIGRLTLKHGENARVTTPKAKKDLVKLLEDEKVEIVDEVPIKKEIGEGEKIFAQILISIFLVISGAVSTSVMGINIGLFVIPVIIMGIVGSINSVNLIDGMDGLAAGILAIASIACAIFAFSTGNMDGTVPFLVLAGTCFGFLVFNRYPASIFMGDTGSFALGAGYITAAFLGNVIYFAVLALAVPIISVIVSLMHRAHIIKLPVEPLHHTLNYKGMSEQKIVGLYWGLTLIICAAAIYFYHAL; from the coding sequence TTGAGTAACATTCAAACCGGCATTTTCATATTCATTTTTGCATTTATAATAACCACTTTCTTCACCTTCTTCATAAGAAGGGCCCTGAGGTACGCGGACATCAAAGACAATCCAATAGTAACGGAACACCGCCACAAGGCAGGTACACCAACCATGGGAGGACTTGCAATACTTCTTGGTTTTCTTCTGGTGGCATGTGCCTATCCAATGAATAAGATCCTTGTGCTGACAGCCATGATCATGATGACTGCAGGAATCATAGGTTTGTTAGACGATTTAATTGGCCTTAAAACCAAGGAGTACCAGAAGCTCATACGTAACGTATCCAATGAGCCAGTTGAAATAGGCAGATTAACTCTTAAACACGGGGAAAACGCAAGGGTTACCACACCCAAAGCAAAGAAGGATCTTGTGAAACTTCTTGAGGATGAAAAGGTTGAAATTGTAGATGAGGTTCCAATAAAAAAGGAAATTGGAGAGGGAGAAAAGATATTCGCCCAGATCCTGATTTCAATTTTCCTGGTAATTTCAGGAGCTGTGAGCACATCTGTTATGGGCATCAACATCGGACTTTTCGTCATCCCCGTCATAATAATGGGTATCGTTGGATCCATAAACTCTGTAAACCTTATTGACGGAATGGATGGCCTTGCAGCAGGAATACTTGCCATAGCATCCATTGCATGTGCCATCTTCGCATTTTCCACTGGAAACATGGATGGAACTGTTCCATTCCTGGTTCTTGCAGGTACCTGTTTCGGTTTCCTGGTGTTCAACAGATACCCTGCAAGCATATTCATGGGAGACACAGGTTCATTTGCACTTGGAGCTGGTTACATTACAGCAGCATTCCTTGGAAACGTTATATATTTCGCAGTGCTTGCACTGGCAGTTCCAATCATTTCGGTTATAGTGAGTCTAATGCACAGAGCTCATATAATAAAATTACCAGTTGAACCACTCCACCACACCCTCAACTACAAAGGAATGTCTGAACAGAAAATAGTGGGCCTTTACTGGGGTTTAACACTCATAATATGTGCAGCTGCAATATACTTCTACCATGCACTTTAA
- a CDS encoding Mur ligase family protein encodes MEITTSYLAQKIEGKLFGHDKKITGIFNFLGDAKHGDAVVRHWINEQGIEIAVEKGVSCIITQNPHGKAVETAEKLGLPVIVTERIELANAFAIEWAVKRFAADALRIVVTGTNGKSTTTHMIHKIFEDAGYNTYTNTDPQSEFNTLIDPRVAKQITEFPGKIEAMVVEVSEVQGWLDKLMKDHARIMTSAVDPGVVVLTNVSLDHIGLVNSLEEAFHEISGAMKAINSDSNTHEKTFAVLNKEDPLISKMAKLKGSETDVIFYGATDPSSRVCNPEKSPECDGKVKGELEEDDGKFEVKMGPDGITFNGDVVVPMEKIPFKSRHFLQNTMAAVGAALAVGIPKEIIAKSVSSYTPLKRRFSVLHEHPTIIDDFAHNPDGIMATIKSTAESLTNNGQLYIVSAIRGSRGEAINSANAQAIADGFEGLESKGDLKGALIVTSSSDVVDENNTVKPHEKAVFLEKLEKRGLKYKFHEKLQTAVETVLKSAKPNDTILLIGAQGMDPVSDLLNELLNE; translated from the coding sequence ATGGAAATTACAACTTCTTACCTGGCCCAGAAGATCGAAGGCAAACTTTTCGGGCATGATAAAAAGATCACAGGAATATTCAACTTTCTTGGTGATGCGAAACATGGGGATGCTGTGGTAAGACACTGGATAAACGAACAGGGCATTGAAATTGCTGTAGAAAAAGGAGTTTCATGCATCATAACCCAAAATCCCCATGGAAAAGCCGTTGAAACCGCAGAAAAATTGGGTTTGCCAGTAATAGTGACTGAAAGGATAGAACTTGCCAATGCATTTGCAATTGAATGGGCAGTTAAAAGATTTGCAGCCGATGCACTGCGAATCGTTGTCACAGGTACCAATGGCAAATCTACAACAACCCACATGATACATAAAATATTTGAAGATGCAGGTTACAATACCTACACAAACACAGACCCTCAATCTGAATTCAACACCCTGATAGACCCCAGAGTTGCAAAACAAATAACAGAATTTCCTGGAAAAATTGAGGCAATGGTTGTTGAAGTTTCAGAGGTTCAGGGCTGGCTTGACAAGTTAATGAAAGACCACGCTCGGATCATGACTTCAGCGGTAGATCCAGGGGTTGTTGTGCTTACAAACGTTTCACTGGATCATATAGGGCTTGTTAATTCTCTGGAAGAAGCTTTTCATGAGATATCCGGTGCAATGAAAGCAATTAATTCTGATTCAAACACCCATGAAAAAACCTTTGCTGTGCTGAACAAAGAAGACCCCCTTATAAGTAAAATGGCAAAATTAAAAGGTTCAGAAACTGATGTGATCTTTTACGGTGCAACTGATCCCTCATCTAGAGTATGTAACCCTGAAAAAAGTCCAGAATGTGACGGGAAAGTTAAAGGTGAACTTGAAGAGGATGACGGAAAGTTCGAAGTTAAGATGGGTCCAGATGGAATCACCTTCAATGGAGATGTTGTTGTACCCATGGAAAAAATTCCATTCAAAAGCAGACACTTCCTCCAGAATACCATGGCTGCTGTTGGAGCCGCTCTTGCAGTTGGAATTCCCAAAGAAATCATTGCAAAATCTGTTTCATCTTACACACCCCTTAAAAGAAGGTTCAGTGTACTGCATGAACATCCCACAATAATCGATGACTTCGCCCACAACCCAGATGGGATCATGGCAACCATAAAAAGTACTGCAGAAAGTTTAACAAATAATGGACAGTTGTACATCGTATCTGCAATCCGAGGCTCAAGAGGAGAAGCCATAAACAGTGCAAATGCACAGGCCATTGCAGATGGATTTGAAGGATTGGAATCAAAGGGAGATCTCAAAGGAGCTTTGATTGTGACTTCGAGCAGTGACGTTGTGGATGAAAACAACACCGTGAAGCCCCATGAAAAAGCTGTTTTCCTGGAAAAACTTGAAAAAAGAGGTTTAAAGTACAAGTTCCATGAAAAGCTCCAAACTGCAGTTGAAACTGTATTGAAATCTGCTAAACCTAATGACACAATTTTATTAATAGGAGCACAGGGTATGGATCCGGTTTCCGATCTTTTAAATGAACTGCTAAATGAATAA
- the cobQ gene encoding cobyric acid synthase CobQ has translation MIQGTSSNAGKSVAVAALCRIFSKRGYRVAPFKSQNMSLNSYTTHENAEIAMAQVLQAEAAGVEPSYNMNPILLKPKEDFISQVIVHGKPAGDMNFYHYQNNFREEALKAIKTSLKVLKRDYDVIVIEGAGSPAEINMLDKDLANMQIAKMANADVILVADIDRGGVFASIAGTFSLLPEEDRDRIKGIIINKFRGNLDILMPGIRQIEEIVGVPVLGVLPYDESLKLPEEDSASLTEHKYAKNEKITVGVMRLPRISNFTDIDPLEYEPDIGIKLIEVGGSVGDVDAIIIPGTRNTISDLLALQEAGFADEISSLSREIPVFGICGGYQMLGNKIIDRSMKESKHGSVEGMGLLDVSTSFDDVDKIITQSLGESLGGGLFRSLKGDNVKGYELHEGVTVLKGSKPLFKVLEGCGNFPNSGYDGAINGLTSGTYFHGIFHNFHFRRVFTDYLRNSKGFEPLGFTNDTFKDLRQFSIDRLAEIFEENVDLSILE, from the coding sequence ATGATACAGGGAACATCATCCAATGCAGGTAAAAGTGTTGCTGTTGCAGCACTCTGCAGAATATTCTCAAAAAGGGGTTACAGGGTTGCACCCTTCAAATCACAGAACATGTCCCTGAACTCATACACCACCCATGAGAACGCAGAGATTGCAATGGCCCAGGTTCTCCAGGCAGAAGCTGCAGGGGTTGAACCATCCTACAATATGAATCCAATCCTCTTGAAACCCAAGGAGGACTTCATATCCCAGGTCATAGTTCATGGGAAGCCTGCTGGAGACATGAACTTCTACCACTACCAGAACAACTTCAGGGAAGAAGCTTTAAAGGCTATTAAAACTTCTCTGAAGGTTTTGAAAAGGGATTACGACGTGATCGTCATTGAGGGAGCTGGATCTCCTGCTGAAATAAACATGCTGGACAAGGATCTTGCAAACATGCAGATAGCCAAAATGGCAAATGCGGATGTTATTCTGGTTGCAGATATTGATAGAGGTGGAGTTTTCGCATCGATAGCCGGAACATTCTCCCTTCTTCCAGAGGAGGATAGAGATCGGATCAAAGGAATAATCATCAACAAATTCCGTGGAAATCTGGACATTTTAATGCCGGGAATCCGTCAGATAGAGGAAATAGTGGGCGTACCTGTTCTTGGAGTTCTTCCCTACGATGAGAGCTTAAAACTTCCAGAAGAGGATTCTGCATCACTTACAGAACATAAATATGCAAAAAATGAGAAAATAACAGTGGGTGTCATGAGACTGCCCCGCATATCTAACTTCACAGACATAGACCCCCTTGAATATGAACCAGACATTGGAATAAAGCTCATTGAAGTTGGTGGCAGTGTTGGAGATGTTGATGCCATCATCATCCCAGGAACCAGAAACACCATAAGCGACCTTTTAGCCCTCCAAGAAGCAGGATTTGCAGATGAAATATCCAGTTTATCCCGTGAAATTCCTGTTTTCGGTATCTGCGGAGGTTACCAGATGCTGGGTAATAAAATCATTGACAGATCAATGAAGGAATCCAAACACGGGAGTGTAGAAGGTATGGGACTTTTAGATGTAAGTACAAGCTTTGATGATGTTGATAAAATCATCACCCAGAGCTTGGGTGAATCACTTGGTGGTGGATTGTTCAGATCCCTCAAGGGAGATAATGTGAAGGGTTACGAACTTCATGAGGGTGTAACCGTCCTTAAAGGATCGAAACCATTATTCAAGGTGCTTGAAGGGTGCGGAAACTTTCCAAACTCAGGATACGACGGTGCCATTAATGGTTTGACTTCAGGAACATACTTCCACGGCATATTCCACAACTTCCATTTCAGAAGAGTTTTCACAGATTACCTGAGAAACTCAAAGGGTTTTGAACCCCTTGGATTCACAAATGATACTTTCAAGGACCTAAGACAATTTTCCATAGACCGTTTAGCAGAGATATTTGAGGAAAACGTTGATCTGAGTATCTTAGAATAG
- a CDS encoding methyltransferase domain-containing protein, with product MYRTSYHHDLTSDTERMAGFYEAITENAKGTVYDIGAGSGILSRWAAPYADFVYSIEINPKVAENTRSHLESFKNIEVICADARNTNFPKEADLVICEMLDTALIDEEEVPVLNSILENLKPDGKIIPYGVINCVEPVSTDIEYIFYDDLYDTPISQAQSLDHDQRSKFNQKYHVIGELLSYHKIDFKEELFKKGKIKENVDFKLDLRINKTGTVSGVKLTTFTLLTPKLICGPTPMMNPPLIIPTNSVKVEKNDTVQLNFSYTMGGGLESVESSIKRIP from the coding sequence ATGTACAGAACATCCTATCACCACGATTTAACATCAGATACTGAAAGAATGGCTGGCTTTTATGAAGCCATAACAGAGAATGCGAAGGGAACTGTATACGATATAGGGGCAGGTTCAGGAATTCTATCAAGATGGGCTGCTCCGTATGCAGACTTCGTTTATTCTATTGAAATAAACCCTAAAGTTGCAGAAAACACCAGATCGCATCTTGAATCCTTCAAGAACATCGAAGTGATCTGTGCAGATGCAAGAAATACTAATTTTCCAAAAGAGGCTGACCTTGTGATCTGTGAAATGCTGGACACAGCACTCATAGATGAAGAAGAAGTCCCTGTTCTCAATTCTATTTTAGAAAATCTAAAACCAGATGGAAAAATCATCCCATATGGCGTTATAAACTGTGTTGAACCTGTTTCAACAGATATTGAGTACATCTTCTACGATGATCTTTACGATACACCCATTTCTCAAGCACAATCCCTTGATCATGATCAACGTTCTAAATTCAACCAGAAATATCATGTTATTGGAGAACTCTTGAGTTACCATAAAATTGATTTTAAAGAAGAACTATTCAAAAAGGGGAAAATCAAAGAAAACGTTGATTTTAAGCTGGATCTTAGGATAAACAAAACTGGAACAGTTTCTGGAGTGAAATTAACAACCTTTACTCTCTTAACTCCAAAGCTCATCTGCGGTCCAACACCCATGATGAATCCCCCACTCATCATTCCAACCAACAGTGTAAAGGTTGAGAAAAATGATACAGTTCAACTGAATTTTAGTTACACCATGGGAGGTGGCCTGGAAAGTGTTGAATCTTCAATTAAAAGAATCCCTTGA
- the nikR gene encoding nickel-responsive transcriptional regulator NikR has protein sequence MRISMSLPKKLLNEFDEVLKDRGYQSRSKGIRDALKDYIVRYQWMNEMEGDRIGIIAVIYDHHYTGVMEDLTDIQHDYRDYINAVMHVHMTEKYCLEVIVVKGDVKYIRDLTEKIMRLKGVEHVKLTSTASGEKIDRT, from the coding sequence ATGAGAATAAGTATGTCATTACCAAAGAAACTTTTGAATGAATTTGACGAGGTTTTAAAGGATAGAGGATACCAATCCAGATCAAAAGGAATTAGAGATGCTCTGAAGGATTATATAGTTAGATACCAGTGGATGAACGAGATGGAAGGTGACAGGATAGGGATTATCGCTGTTATATACGACCACCATTACACAGGCGTCATGGAAGACCTGACAGACATCCAGCACGACTACAGGGACTACATAAACGCAGTTATGCACGTCCACATGACAGAAAAATACTGTTTAGAAGTCATCGTTGTTAAAGGCGATGTAAAATACATCCGCGACCTAACAGAGAAAATAATGAGGCTCAAAGGCGTGGAACACGTGAAACTCACAAGCACAGCCAGCGGCGAAAAAATAGACAGAACTTAA
- the lonB gene encoding ATP-dependent protease LonB, producing the protein MANSNLNSTDLNSTSSSQDPSEDKLDSTSYQTSEDIEVPERIIDQIIGQEEAVETITKAAKQRRNVLLIGEPGIGKSMLAKGMAELLPPEELQDILVYPNMEDNQNPLIGVMPSGEGKKVVMNYKMKSKGQEEKKNMFMMLAITLIMIVGFALNQFLVAIIAAAFVFLALQQMKPRSSIMVPKLLVSAENKTTAPFVDATGAHAGALLGDVRHDPYQSGGLGTPAHERVEAGMIHRSNKGVLYIDEIGTMKPKTQQELLTAMQEKKYSITGQSETSSGAMVRSQPVPCDFVLVASGNLQVLEGMHIALRSRIRGYGYEVFMKDSMADTPENRDKLVQFIAQEVKKDGRIPHFNKEAVAEVIREAQRRAGKKDALTLRLRDLGGLVRAAGDIAKGENANVVTLDHVLNAKKLARTLEQQIADRYIVQRKEYSVFKTEGTEIGRVNGLAVIGDRSGIVLPIAAEAAPAQSKEEGRIIATGKLGEIAKEAVQNVSALIKKNTGTNISKYDIHIQFLQAYDGVEGDSASVSVATSVVSALENIPIDQSLALTGSLSVRGDVLPVGGVTGKIEAAAQSGIKKVLIPKSNMDDVFLEDRYKDKIEIIPVETLSEVLEHALIGTGKKGLIEKMRRVTEMVPKGVIKTPTINQG; encoded by the coding sequence ATGGCAAATTCAAATTTAAATTCAACAGATTTAAATTCAACCAGTTCATCACAGGATCCATCAGAAGATAAACTGGATTCCACTAGTTACCAAACTTCTGAAGATATAGAAGTCCCTGAAAGGATCATAGACCAGATCATAGGTCAGGAAGAAGCTGTTGAAACCATCACAAAGGCAGCAAAACAAAGGAGAAATGTGCTTTTAATTGGAGAACCGGGTATTGGTAAATCAATGCTTGCTAAAGGAATGGCTGAACTTCTCCCTCCAGAGGAACTACAGGACATACTGGTTTATCCAAACATGGAAGATAACCAGAATCCACTTATAGGTGTAATGCCTTCTGGAGAAGGAAAAAAAGTGGTTATGAACTACAAAATGAAGTCCAAGGGGCAGGAAGAAAAGAAGAATATGTTCATGATGCTGGCCATCACCCTAATCATGATCGTTGGATTCGCACTCAACCAGTTCCTGGTTGCAATAATTGCAGCAGCATTCGTTTTCCTTGCACTTCAACAGATGAAACCAAGAAGTTCAATAATGGTTCCAAAACTTCTGGTAAGTGCTGAAAACAAAACAACAGCACCTTTCGTTGATGCAACAGGGGCACATGCAGGAGCACTCTTAGGTGATGTTAGGCACGACCCATACCAGTCTGGAGGTCTTGGAACACCAGCCCATGAACGTGTTGAGGCAGGAATGATCCACCGCTCAAACAAGGGAGTTTTATACATAGACGAAATAGGAACCATGAAACCTAAAACCCAGCAGGAACTCTTAACTGCAATGCAGGAAAAGAAGTACTCCATAACTGGTCAAAGTGAAACCAGCAGTGGAGCAATGGTACGTTCACAGCCAGTTCCATGTGACTTCGTTCTGGTTGCATCAGGAAACCTTCAGGTGCTTGAGGGCATGCACATAGCACTGAGGTCAAGGATACGTGGATACGGTTACGAAGTTTTCATGAAGGACAGCATGGCTGACACACCTGAAAACAGGGACAAACTCGTTCAGTTCATTGCACAAGAAGTTAAAAAGGATGGTAGAATACCTCACTTCAATAAAGAAGCTGTTGCTGAAGTTATAAGGGAAGCTCAAAGAAGAGCTGGCAAAAAAGATGCATTAACCCTGAGGTTAAGGGATCTTGGTGGTCTTGTAAGGGCTGCCGGTGACATAGCCAAGGGAGAAAATGCAAATGTTGTCACTCTGGATCATGTCTTGAACGCTAAAAAACTTGCAAGAACACTTGAACAACAGATAGCAGACCGTTACATAGTTCAAAGAAAAGAGTACAGTGTTTTCAAAACAGAAGGTACAGAAATTGGTAGGGTTAACGGTTTAGCAGTGATCGGTGATAGAAGTGGTATAGTACTTCCAATAGCTGCAGAAGCTGCACCTGCCCAGAGTAAAGAAGAGGGTAGAATCATTGCAACGGGTAAACTTGGAGAAATAGCCAAGGAAGCTGTTCAAAACGTCAGTGCACTCATTAAGAAAAACACAGGAACCAACATATCCAAGTACGACATACACATACAGTTCCTCCAGGCCTACGACGGTGTGGAAGGTGACAGTGCCAGTGTTTCAGTTGCAACATCAGTTGTATCTGCGCTTGAAAACATACCAATTGACCAGTCACTTGCATTAACAGGATCACTGAGCGTCAGAGGAGATGTTCTACCTGTAGGTGGAGTAACCGGTAAAATAGAGGCTGCTGCTCAGTCGGGTATTAAAAAGGTTTTGATCCCTAAATCCAACATGGATGACGTGTTCCTTGAGGACAGGTACAAAGATAAAATTGAGATCATACCAGTTGAAACTCTCAGCGAAGTTCTTGAGCACGCTTTGATCGGAACGGGTAAAAAGGGACTCATTGAGAAAATGCGAAGGGTAACTGAAATGGTTCCAAAGGGAGTAATCAAAACTCCAACTATTAACCAAGGTTAA
- a CDS encoding potassium channel family protein, which yields MYTVIMGGGRVGLALASALVSVGHDVTLIENDENLCANAAAGLDALVICGNGTNTKTLEEANIRDADVFVAATGNDEANLLSCILVKDYNIKKVIARVSNPDHEEAFKKVGIDDVISPELTAAGYLEKLITRPKIADLIVIGKGNAELLDISVTNKKVIGKRIGDLSPTDDYIISAIYKNGEITIPTEDMVLSEGDKISILVKSPAVKDVTRKFTK from the coding sequence ATGTACACAGTAATAATGGGTGGTGGAAGAGTAGGATTGGCCCTTGCATCAGCCCTGGTTTCAGTTGGTCACGATGTGACCTTGATTGAGAATGATGAAAATCTATGTGCAAACGCTGCAGCAGGGCTGGATGCCCTGGTTATCTGTGGTAATGGAACCAATACAAAAACGCTTGAAGAAGCTAATATAAGGGATGCTGATGTTTTTGTGGCAGCAACAGGAAATGATGAAGCTAATCTACTTTCATGCATCCTTGTGAAGGATTACAACATCAAAAAGGTTATAGCAAGGGTCAGTAACCCAGACCATGAGGAAGCTTTCAAAAAAGTGGGCATAGATGATGTTATAAGTCCGGAACTCACAGCTGCAGGCTACCTTGAAAAACTCATAACAAGACCTAAAATAGCGGATCTCATAGTCATTGGAAAGGGAAATGCAGAACTACTGGACATAAGCGTTACCAATAAAAAGGTTATAGGAAAAAGAATAGGTGATTTAAGCCCGACTGATGATTACATAATCTCCGCAATATACAAAAACGGTGAGATCACCATTCCAACAGAGGATATGGTCCTTTCTGAAGGTGATAAAATCTCAATTCTGGTTAAAAGCCCAGCAGTCAAGGATGTAACCCGTAAATTCACCAAGTGA